The Castanea sativa cultivar Marrone di Chiusa Pesio chromosome 4, ASM4071231v1 sequence GTTATTGTGATTCAATGGAGGTTGGTTTCATATTTTTGCAAATAAGAGGTAAGTGGTGTTTACTAATTTTGTGGGTTTTCCCAAAACAATgttgattattaaactattttatattaaagaaatatgttgattttctatatataaattgatattttataaatgtttgatGTGTACATTGACTATtctttttatgataaacttgTGGGACgacctaaatttatttaaacttgtcTGTGtgaatatatctttatatttttgagaattatgaatggattatttttgtaagcatattgaatatgttttgaaaacctatggcaAGTCGTGATTAAAAGCTCAGTATTGTATTTAGTCTTTAGCAAGGGATAATCATACTGCACCTAGTCCTTAGCAAGAGATGGTCCTAGAAAAGGGAACACTGCACATTAGATAACTCCTTAGCAATAGAGTATACTATTGAGAATCCAAAAAAGAAGCTCCTTAACAAGGGAGTGCACCTTCAGGTTCTAAAGGAGatatccttaaaaaaatggatgaaaagGATGGTTCCAGTCCCAAAAAGGAGACAACACAACCCTGTCAACGGGGTCGTAAACATTGACCACGAGAAAAGTCTAGGAAATTGTTTATATGAtggtattgatatatatatatatatattatgatggctcacaatataaagatatatatttttttatatgaaatatttgatgataaaatattgatgagttacaagttatgaatttgttgtaagaattatttatttgaaaggtTTGTTCCCACACCCCAATGTTAGTGAATTCCACTTCTTGAGTTATCTCACCCCCCTTTATTTCCTCTTACAGATACATTAGAGGGATTATTGGAGTAGAGATTCTTGGAAGACAACAGTTACgaattattttgtgaaattgaggattttattttattttttatgatattaaACATTGTACTGGAGAATTATTTGAAGATGTTTTATCTTTGGTGGATTAGAGCTCCTCATTTGTGATGAGATTTTAGGTTGCtggttgtttttatttaatatttttatggattatTTAGATTGAATAGACTTTTATTGCTTATGATTTTGGGGCATTACAGTGATGCAATTGTCCTCTCCCTCCTTAAATATTGGTCCAAATTTTGAACTTAAACCTGGATTACCACTagacttttccttttttaaatttttttacccaTATAAACAATTTTCcacaaacttttatttttgataattcgatagttataaTAGTAGAAGAGATTTGAATCTTAGACGTTTTCATTGAAAACACTAAGAAGTGCTAGTTAAGCTACACGCCTTTGACAATTTTCCGCATGTTATTCCACTCATAGTTCACACATGAAACTTCTTTTTTGCATATTCCCTCCTTATTTTGGTTGTAGTCAATTGGAGCTCATGAAAATTGCTCACCATATCCATAGTCATGATGAGAATAAAGAACTACGCTAACTTGTTCCCATCGAGTTTAGTTGATCCAAGGTCGTCGGTTTGGTGGCCAGTGACAATCATTTTGAAGGAGAAGTCACAGCCTATTATTAAAGGtgggaaaaaaagaatagtggattaggaataaaaaagaattattccAAACTGATTATGGCGACAATGTTGCTTTTAAAACTATATAGGTCGACATAACAAATACTACACCTAACGAAGGTTGGAAATTTGTAACCAAAACCATCTTTCTGGTCAGGAAAATGCACGTATAGAATGTGAAAAATTTGCTACAAAAAAACTCCTTTAAAATAGTCATAATTCTTTAAAACCATTGGAGGCCGACATTTTGAGTTGGTTGAAAGTTCTAATTAAAGATTTTGAACACATTGGTCATGAGCatagaatataatatatatgcacACATGCACATTGAAGTTGCATGAGAAAGAaagtattaataaaaaatgacttTGGTTGAGTTTAGTCCTTCAATGCACTTCACTTGTTGAGATGGTGCCATGTGTTTAGCTTTAACTACGTGTCATTCCTGCACAATGGGTCTAGTATATGCTTTTGTTCAGTGAAAAACTTGGTGGTTTTCTATTATGCTAGTACTAGCTAGCTAGAAAACACATTTTCCATTTGCTTGAATCGTGCGCCTGAGTTTTCCATGAGAGATGGACACAACAGTCCCACCCATCTCAACCACTCACGCTGACCTTTGAGAAATAGTACATCGTTTTTTGTGCCTGTCATTTACTCGCATGTTGGCTTCTTGTTGATTTGCTTAACTTTAACGGATGCATGACTGGTGCTAGTAGCAGTTTTCATATGAAGGcaactttctctttcttttttctttttggcttgaCTTCTTATGATGTAAAATTTTCTCTCATAAGCTTTTTAGCAAATACGAGAGGATTTGAATTTACCATGCATGTCTATTTTATGATGATTGCGATATGATTTTACTGTATCAGGTGAGTTAGTTATTTGGAACTCACCTAATGTGTTTGTTTGAAGTTAAACATGAAAATTCTTTTGTGTTCGTACAATGTGTGCGCATTTCTATATAATATAACCCACTCAACATGAAACTCCTAGTGTTATGCTAGTCCCATCTTTGTTCTCTTTGAAGTCAATTGGCGGTGCCCATGATTGAAAACTACTTGCTACTCAATGATACAGGCCCCATTATGATCAATTAAAAAATCTCAACTAATAAGTTCATTTAAAAGCTAGAGGATGAgacattcttaaaaaaaaaaaaaagctacaggatgaggaagaaaatgaaaaaagaaaatattttatcaaagaaagaagaatctAGTAGTGGATAAGGAGTGGATCACCTCCATATGATCGAAATTCACGTGTAATATAAAGCTAGCAagtggaagagcaactagtccAACCCCATCAACTCATTGATTTCTCTATGAAAttttcatacatacatacatatatatatatatatatatatatatatatatatatatgtgtgtgtgtgtgtgtgtgtgtgtgtgtgtgttaggctCGTTGATTTGCCAGCCAGTTTTGGTGATCTTAGTTGTGgacaatttaatttaatttattttttttgagaatgtggACAATTTGACTTTATTGCTAATGTGAAAACGCCCTTATCAATCATGTATGATTGAGTGCCAGCTGCAACAAGAAAGCTCCATAACTATCAAAAGTACTCTCAACACTCAATAATGCAAGCGTTTCTTCTATCATTACTATCAAACATATCCTGCTACTTATACCTAACAACATCAGTTATCAAAGAAATTTGGAAGatgttcttttttcttatacTACCCAAGAGCCGGCAGTAAACACGTACGAGTTTGGAAGATGTTCTTCCAAGAGAAGCAAAAGTTTCAATGCTTTGTAGTTTGTACAACTTGAGAGACGTGTAAGAAAAgtgtatacatacatacatacatatatatatatatatatatatatatattttccataTTATTGAAGACCAAATTAAGATATTCTTTTCTCCTTCGCGTGATCATAAAATTCTATagtaatttgttttgtttacatGAAGAGGTTCATGATAACTCCGACATATCAATCCAACttaaactgaaaatttttagaaaattggaATTTATTTCACAAATTGAAGTTTCTTTGGCCACAGAGTATATATATCTTACGTAGTgtagtttttataaatttacaatctttATAGTATTTTGTTCTAGTGGCTTGAACTGTAATGAAAAGAACTCAGAAGCAAAAttcttgagatttttttttttttttttcaccattgAAAGGTTGCTTGAACTAATGGACCTTGTGGGCTAGCTATAAGTACTACTCATGGGGATACAATAGACACtattcatttttgtgtttttgtattgCACAAATGACTTAGTACAGCTCTAAATCATGGGAAGCATTGGCCAAAGTAAATAATGGATAAGAAtttaagcaaaagaaaaaataataatataagtatatatatatattaataggtaaagttgagagaaaatccaattagatttcaaattgagattcaattagagtataattttatGTCATATGTCCCGcctaatttaagtttttaaattttttttgtcaagttAATTAATTCGGTCtaaaaattggaattcaattagagttaaATTTTGCGACACGTGTCTCatttaatataagttttttttaatttttgtgctcagtgagttaattcaatttagaaaacgaggagttcaatataaataaattataaaaaatctaattatatatacacacacatacacacaccatgactatatatatatttatatatacatatatatttatatacacacacacaccatgaCTATATATAACCaatatttagagaaaatttaattagatttaaaattgaaaatttcttttgatagcttttcatacaaattaaattatttagatttttactgttattttttctctgaactaatgaacatattttttatactgtttCTATTTAGACATATTGTATGCCGAGATCTTGAACGTAATAAATTGTAATTGAGCTGAACAATCTCATGtatatattttcattcaatttaAGAAATACTATTggatcaatttattttttatttttgtgttgtgtttagtagaatttcatgaaaaataatttagaattgatattatatatgtagTACCCAatagtgatttttcaaaattatatacataataatagTGTAATGAGAAATTGGCGTAgccaatatcatgaaaattgcaagaaaaaactattttagtactTCTAAATGTCTTGGTCGAACTAATATATTAATATGTTTTATAActcaaattaatattaataacgCCACTACAATTCATTATTCTTATGTGTAAGCAGGAGTTACATACTAACCGTTACCACATATGTTCAAATGCATCTACTCTTCTTACCTTTTATTTGCATAACTCAATCTTTATTATCTCTTCTTAGTAAAAGAATACAAATTAtacttgttttcttgttttctctctttgtttgcCTTTTTAACAATAACACTAAAGTAAAAAAAGACCATGAAGTATGTATGAACAGTTTAAAGGAAGGAGTTACGTTCACGGAATCACTTCGCCGTATATTTATGGTCAAACCAATGCATGTGCAGGCTGCGTTACAATCCTCCTGTCCTGCCCATTTGTTTTAGAGCAACGTGGGCTTAAGTATTTTTTTgtctacaaaattttcaaacaagaattcttcttaaattttaaatactttATTTACATAATTTCACAACTACAAGCTTCTAGATTAGAATCCTTATCTAAATTCACAGCAACAGAGCGGAGTAGATATTAGTTAGTTCAAATATGACTAATTCATATctaatattacatatataaatgtTTCTTCTATTATGTTAATCAATCGGATAAATATGATCTGAATAAACCTTTAGGAGAATGCATGTGGCACTGTACTCTTTAATTAACTGGAAAAAAGGACTCATTGATTTGGTAAAAATAGTTCAAAGAGCTGTAGCAATTACATGCTTATCTGGTAGAAATGGCAGTCATGTTCCCTAACGCCTTGTTGAGCTGCACTTCCTTTTCGTTTATCTTGTTTCACTCACATCAGCCACTTTTGGTTCATTTAGTGACAGAAGTACGTTTCATTTAGAAAAAGCTTGACAAGTGTACAATTAGTATTACATGGGTTTTTGTTAGTGCAATCCagtatttacccaaaaaaaaaagtgttacatgGGCATCACAATACTTGGCACACATTCATGGTTCCTCTATGTTTGACAGAGGAAGATGatataaagaaaatgagagGAGAATGGAAAGTGCCCGGAATATGCTAAAATTTAGTATCTCTCATTTCTGCTCCCTTAATTTCAAACATACCCTTATTGGTTATTTTGTCACGTTAGTTTGTGTAAATTCTGTGCATTGAGTACGTGTGCGtgcacaaagagagagagagagagagagagagagagagagatttttacAGACTGTATGTGCACAAAGCCATAGCTTAAAATTGTTCACTTAAGCACTCACCAAGGGCTTATAAGCCTATATGTACCACAACCTTTGCTATTTGCACATCAAAGAACTGCATATGCAGAAAGACAGTTCTATACTAGGCTAAAATTGCTTCATCTTAAGAACTTGTGTAGGACTTAGAAACTTATATATGCTCCATATAACCTTATGATTAGCACACCATAACCAAACTAGTAATTAAATTACAGACTACATGCGTGCACAACCATACCTGTACATGGTTACAATTGATTCATCTTAAGCATTCTCGAAGGGCTTAGAAGCCTATATCCACCACCACAACCGTTGTAATCACCAGAAATCGATCGCCGAGCTGGACTTCGAAGTATTAATGGACTATAACCTTTAGCAAAGTTACAACCAAGCCTAACCTCCTCTCCACAGTCCATCTCTGCCAACACTTTATAGAACAAATCCACTTCACAAGGAAGCAAAATAGGGCCTTGACTATTGTACCCATATTCCAATTCAGCATCGTCTAGCAGCATCTTGAACAATGGATGGTTAGCAAACTCAGTCTTGACTACAAACCTTTGCTTTTGGGGCCCAACATACACTGAGAAACAACCATCAGGAGCCACTTTgcacttctttttttgttgccTTTCTTCCTTATCAGATGGCTTGGTGTGATCAAAACTCCATGATCTACTCTTTGTCAATGAGTTAATATTATCATCATAGTAGTGCTGCTTCTGCTTGTTGCCACCACCAAATGATTTGCACCGCTCCCATATCTTTACAATCAGATTTTTCTTCCACTTTTCCTTCATAACATCCATTCCCTACTaattcaaaagcaaaaaaagaaaaaagaaaaaaagctttACTAGAAGTAGTAGAATACTTCTATGTGAGAAAGGGATATTAATAATACAAAAAGGGTTTATGCCAAATTCCACATGTTTCTCATTTCTTGGCCTCTTTTCTTAACTGAAACCCTGAAAAAGAACGAAGATAAAGATAGACAGACAGATAGATAGACAAAAACGAGGGAGATAGTTTTTGTGCCTTAAAAAAGGGTTCCACGGAGAGAAGTGTAGCTTAAGAATCCAAAAGAGGAAGATATAGtttaagaaagaaatcaaaaacaACCTCACAAACACAAAGGTATATATGATTTTGTCTTTTCtctagaaaatattaaaatagttCTATTATGGGAAGTGTAGAAAGCGATGCAGAAGAGAACCACACAAGGTATATCTAAGAAGAGAGATGCGTTAATAACTGGGCAAACTCGGCTTAGGAAAGGCAGGCACTgccatataatatatatacaaaaaaacctatagccaTGTACAAACTCATCAGCCCTAATGATATGGCATTTTGTCAACGCACTAACGCTGGTTGAGTTTGAATATTTATTGTgtccaaaaaaattagtcatATAGTGACAATATATAGAGGGCCACTTCTTTGTGTCTTCAATACCTATGTGCACAAAAAGACAAGGCatttatattttaacaaataattGACATTAACATATCTGATATGGTTTAgtgtaatttaattaaaaagaaagagagctaACTTGACAACATAACTGGATGAGTATCAAcgtggagaaaagaaaaagggtataCATGACAATATAGTAGGAAGCGATAGATGGAGCCTCTACCATGGTTTTAGCATGGACACCAAATTGTGCAAGTGGGAGTAGGTGATGAGAGTCATGAGACACAAAgatttttataatgtttttttctaaaatgttATGATAATAAGTTAATTGCACgtaataaaattaatatcagTAGTGAGTGACGTTGCAACACAAAGAACTTA is a genomic window containing:
- the LOC142633075 gene encoding uncharacterized protein LOC142633075; translation: MDVMKEKWKKNLIVKIWERCKSFGGGNKQKQHYYDDNINSLTKSRSWSFDHTKPSDKEERQQKKKCKVAPDGCFSVYVGPQKQRFVVKTEFANHPLFKMLLDDAELEYGYNSQGPILLPCEVDLFYKVLAEMDCGEEVRLGCNFAKGYSPLILRSPARRSISGDYNGCGGGYRLLSPSRMLKMNQL